The Euphorbia lathyris chromosome 3, ddEupLath1.1, whole genome shotgun sequence genome contains a region encoding:
- the LOC136224515 gene encoding uncharacterized protein, giving the protein MRSLSPIPINMLLRSSSTPILTSCLHHSIDSSPEPEFHFLQRANSISFRSLSSIDDCASKKPVNGCSHVKPPHHSCKQHRQNISIDEDEQEEPKPTSTIQTLFSSSGLDDDSHQKKGFALQTLVAGGGIGGGGRRSDVEAGNDGSEFYSSTDAYYEKMISEDPGNSLLLGNYAKFLKEVRKDYGKAEEYYERAILANPEDGNILSFYGDLIWEKDKDSQRAENYFDQAVKAAPENCYVLASYARFLWDAEEEENENENEDEGSQKEAKSVPTFFSGPPPLAAAS; this is encoded by the exons ATGCGCTCTCTCTCCCCCATTCCCATAAATATGCTTCTAAGGAGCTCTTCAACGCCAATCTTAACCTCATGCCTTCACCACTCCATAGATTCCTCTCCGGAACCGGAATTTCACTTCCTTCAAAGAGCTAATTCTATCTCCTTCCGCTCTCTATCCTCCATTGACGACTGTGCATCGAAGAAACCAGTTAACGGCTGCTCACATGTAAAACCTCCTCATCATAGCTGCAAACAGCACCGTCAAAATATCAGTATTGATGAAGATGAGCAGGAAGAACCAAAACCTACCTCCACAATCCAAACACTCTTTTCGAGTTCAGGATTAGATGATGATAGTCATCAGAAGAAGGGGTTTGCGTTGCAGACATTGGTTGCAGGTGGCGGAATTGGCGGCGGAGGAAGAAGATCGGATGTTGAAGCTGGAAATGATGGATCGGAGTTTTATAGTAGTACGGATGCTTATTACGAGAAAATGATTTCAGAAGATCCTGGAAATTCACTTCTTCTTGGAAACTATGCcaagttcttaaaagag GTTAGAAAAGATTATGGTAAAGCAGAAGAGTATTATGAAAGAGCAATTTTAGCAAATCCAGAAGATGGAAATATATTGTCATTTTATGGTGATCTAATATGGGAAAAAGATAAAGATTCACAAAGGGCTGAGAATTACTTTGATCAAGCTGTTAAAGCTGCCCCTGAGAATTG TTATGTTCTAGCTTCATATGCTAGATTCTTATGGgatgctgaagaagaagaaaacgaaaatgaaaatgaagatgaaGGTAGCCAAAAAGAAGCTAAATCTGTACCCACGTTCTTCAGTGGCCCTCCTCCTTTAGCCGCAGCTTCCTAG